From Acidobacteriota bacterium, a single genomic window includes:
- a CDS encoding DegT/DnrJ/EryC1/StrS family aminotransferase has translation MVSKYRVDFYGHVRQYHNLKAEIDAAILEVLESGNYVLGPKVPQFEAELARYCGTKEAVGLNSGTDALILVLKALGVGAGDEVITTSNTFFATAEAVWLIGATPVFVDIEPKTCNIDPNLIEAAITPRTKAIIPVHLYGQPAEMRQISKIAKAHKLYVVEDCAQALGARGDDFAVGELSDAVCTSFIIQKNLGCFGDGGAVMTNNSKLADEIRKLRNHGSAKRSQHSLGYNSRLDDIHAAVLSVKLKQLDKWNDLRRERAKEYDAGLAGTSLTLPTVRKGFRHIFHLYIVETEHRDQLQEFLLTKGIRALTHYPIAIHQQEGFPFGQAARISGSLEHSERSAAHVLSLPMFPELTSDEVKLVIEGIKEWEKSRKVAAGTAGA, from the coding sequence ATTGTGTCGAAGTATCGAGTTGATTTTTACGGCCACGTTCGCCAATACCACAATCTGAAGGCAGAAATTGATGCGGCCATTCTGGAAGTCCTTGAAAGCGGAAATTATGTGCTGGGCCCCAAGGTACCGCAGTTTGAAGCGGAACTCGCCAGATATTGCGGTACCAAGGAGGCTGTAGGTCTTAATTCCGGCACGGACGCTCTGATTTTGGTATTGAAGGCTTTGGGCGTGGGGGCAGGTGATGAAGTCATCACGACATCCAACACCTTCTTTGCGACGGCGGAAGCCGTATGGCTGATTGGCGCGACGCCGGTTTTTGTGGACATTGAACCCAAGACGTGCAACATCGATCCGAACCTGATAGAGGCGGCGATCACTCCGAGGACAAAGGCGATTATTCCGGTTCACCTTTATGGCCAGCCAGCCGAGATGCGCCAGATCTCAAAGATAGCAAAAGCTCACAAGCTGTATGTCGTCGAAGACTGTGCGCAGGCCCTGGGTGCGCGCGGAGACGATTTTGCTGTCGGGGAATTAAGTGATGCGGTGTGCACCAGTTTTATTATTCAGAAAAATCTGGGCTGCTTTGGCGACGGCGGCGCGGTGATGACAAACAATTCCAAGTTGGCGGATGAAATCCGTAAGCTGCGAAACCATGGGTCGGCGAAGCGTTCTCAACACAGCCTTGGATACAACAGCCGGCTGGACGACATCCACGCCGCTGTGCTGAGCGTGAAATTGAAGCAGCTTGACAAATGGAACGACCTCCGTCGTGAGCGCGCTAAGGAGTACGACGCCGGCCTGGCCGGGACTTCGCTGACGCTCCCTACGGTGCGGAAGGGCTTCCGGCACATCTTCCACCTTTACATCGTTGAGACGGAGCACCGCGATCAGCTCCAGGAATTCCTGTTGACGAAGGGCATCCGCGCGCTGACCCACTATCCGATTGCCATCCACCAGCAGGAAGGATTCCCGTTTGGACAAGCGGCCCGGATCTCCGGCTCCCTGGAACATTCTGAGCGCTCGGCAGCCCACGTGCTCTCACTGCCCATGTTCCCTGAACTGACCTCTGACGAGGTCAAGCTGGTTATCGAGGGAATCAAGGAATGGGAGAAATCGCGCAAGGTCGCGGCCGGTACGGCAGGAGCTTAA
- a CDS encoding Gfo/Idh/MocA family oxidoreductase: MSGNKKYSVAVVGLGKRGMHHAEAFANNSRFEIVGLCDIDRERLDAAAKKFGGPKTATDATVLMQGLKPDVFCFCTLPQLRLDMIRLGVESGAGLIAFEKPIALSTSEAIEVMKLVREANVKTVVSHQHRYGEHYKKVKEIIASGSIGRVHTVYGTATGWMMHMLTHLIEYIRWFNDDAEAEWVVGQAAGKEKFSDNHPSPDYVAGLIQFSNGVRGIVESGDGAPDVPEVDYWWRKCRIGAQGTEGFAEVLTGGGWRAITRNSGGVISGPGCMDYAHDMPPYIQEIADWLDDPKKVHPCNGESAYKGFEIMMAICRSATHRGKVKLPLGPGEPELEALKNVLPG, encoded by the coding sequence ATGAGCGGAAACAAGAAATATAGCGTTGCTGTTGTTGGATTGGGCAAGCGAGGAATGCACCACGCCGAAGCATTCGCAAATAACAGCCGCTTCGAGATCGTGGGGCTTTGCGATATTGACAGGGAACGTTTGGATGCTGCAGCGAAGAAGTTCGGCGGGCCCAAAACTGCCACTGATGCCACGGTCCTGATGCAGGGACTCAAGCCCGATGTATTTTGCTTTTGCACTTTACCACAATTGCGGCTCGACATGATCCGCCTGGGAGTGGAATCGGGCGCGGGCCTGATCGCTTTTGAAAAGCCTATTGCCCTGAGCACCAGCGAAGCCATTGAGGTGATGAAATTAGTGCGTGAGGCAAATGTGAAGACCGTGGTAAGCCACCAGCATCGTTATGGCGAGCACTATAAGAAGGTAAAGGAGATCATTGCAAGCGGCTCGATCGGTCGCGTCCATACAGTTTACGGCACTGCGACAGGCTGGATGATGCATATGCTGACTCACCTGATAGAGTACATACGCTGGTTCAATGACGATGCAGAAGCGGAGTGGGTTGTGGGCCAGGCAGCCGGAAAGGAAAAGTTTTCCGACAACCATCCCTCGCCAGATTACGTGGCGGGTCTCATCCAGTTTTCAAACGGCGTTCGTGGCATTGTTGAGAGCGGCGATGGCGCGCCGGATGTTCCGGAGGTCGATTACTGGTGGCGGAAATGCCGGATTGGAGCCCAGGGCACGGAAGGCTTTGCAGAAGTACTGACGGGTGGGGGCTGGCGTGCTATTACTAGGAATTCCGGTGGAGTAATCTCCGGTCCTGGCTGCATGGACTACGCACACGATATGCCGCCCTACATTCAGGAAATTGCCGACTGGCTGGATGATCCGAAGAAAGTCCATCCCTGCAACGGCGAGAGCGCCTATAAGGGGTTTGAGATCATGATGGCCATCTGCCGGTCTGCTACCCATCGCGGCAAGGTCAAGTTGCCCCTTGGACCGGGCGAGCCGGAACTGGAAGCTCTGAAAAATGTCCTCCCTGGGTAA